A region of Paenibacillus sp. 37 DNA encodes the following proteins:
- a CDS encoding non-ribosomal peptide synthetase has protein sequence MKSLFEKEERYWSSKFDNDDSLSFLPYSQSSKLSAGGEAAAELGLLHRTLPSELSERIIRLANGSDLALYMIVLAGVKSLLFKYTGQDQVLVGMPSYSGNPDVTQPPHDILVIKTPVSNQTTLKTLLGDIKASIGEALEHQHLPFRKMVEPLHLDYTGEGVPVVNTVASFAPIHPEPLGNRVAADTVFRFDRQNDSIELEISFDGNRYERAFVEQAADHLVRFLSMLVFQPDLELGQADVLSPDERETLLNRFNDTETGFERGKTIHGLFEEQVELYPDNVAVVMNERQLTYRELNERSNRLARKLRETGVEADQLVAILAERSLNMVVGILAILKSGGAYVPVDPDYPEERIRFMIEDSGAPLLLIQKHLHEKTDFAGTRLEIDDFVWGGDSGADSEGALDASNLEPISGSGNLAYVIYTSGTTGKPKGTLIEHKNVVRLLFNDKNLFDFGRFDTWTLFHSFCFDFSVWEMYGALLYGGKLVIVPPLTAKNPADFLALLGREQVTILNQTPTYFYQLLRKVLADHPYDLRIRNVIFGGEALSPLLLKGFKTKYPETKLINMYGITETTVHVTYKEITWVEMEAAKSNIGKPIPTLRVYVLDENHRPVPIGVAGEMYVAGEGLARGYLNRPDLTAEKFVNSPFAEGEKLYRSGDLATWLPDGNIEYLGRIDHQVKVRGYRIELDEIETQLLNARGVEEAVVLARDDANGHKQLVAYYVAETKLAANELKEQLAKQLPGYMIPAHLVQLSQMPLTANGKIDRKALPVPEEAAARGTKYVAPRTLLEMKIVRVWQDTLGIPQVGVKDNFFELGGNSLSLMRLVQAVYDETGIEIPLNRQFHSVTVEAMAFGEQDLGLDKGGDSFIKLNKTGDLNVFCFPPGSGFGIGYRELASRLDGRFVLYGIDFIDDVIDYEAMLNRYVDEIVRIQPEGPYVLLGYCFGGNLTFEVAKTMERRGYSVTDVLMVDSWIKDTLTPYETFEKELEEMLADFDEEEKELMSNPLVRERVHRKIKVTLTYEAQLINSGTITARIYELIAKDSEAFRLEHQLPSWQRATTQAYADYRLEGAHEELLELARVDETAVVIRDILVQIKRQIEAEAGVLHGN, from the coding sequence ATGAAATCTTTATTTGAAAAGGAAGAACGGTACTGGAGCAGCAAATTTGACAACGATGACAGCCTGAGCTTCCTTCCCTACAGTCAATCCTCCAAATTATCTGCGGGTGGCGAAGCTGCGGCAGAGCTGGGCTTGCTTCACCGTACCCTGCCGAGTGAGCTCTCGGAGAGAATTATTCGCCTCGCCAATGGTTCGGATCTGGCTTTGTACATGATTGTTTTGGCAGGAGTAAAAAGCCTGCTGTTCAAATATACCGGGCAGGATCAAGTACTGGTCGGCATGCCTTCTTATAGCGGGAACCCGGACGTGACTCAGCCGCCGCATGACATCCTGGTGATCAAAACGCCCGTAAGTAACCAGACTACGCTGAAAACGCTGCTCGGGGACATCAAAGCCTCCATCGGCGAGGCGCTGGAGCATCAGCATCTGCCTTTTCGGAAAATGGTGGAGCCGCTCCATCTGGACTATACAGGGGAAGGCGTTCCAGTCGTCAACACTGTTGCATCCTTCGCCCCGATTCATCCTGAACCGCTGGGTAACCGGGTGGCGGCCGATACGGTTTTTCGATTCGACCGCCAAAACGACTCTATCGAGCTGGAAATAAGCTTTGACGGGAATCGATACGAGCGGGCATTTGTGGAACAGGCGGCCGACCACCTTGTTCGGTTTCTGTCCATGCTTGTATTTCAGCCGGATTTGGAGCTTGGACAAGCCGATGTGCTTTCCCCGGACGAGAGGGAGACGTTGCTGAATCGATTTAATGATACCGAAACCGGGTTTGAGCGGGGGAAAACGATTCACGGTTTGTTTGAAGAACAGGTGGAGCTTTACCCGGACAATGTGGCTGTTGTCATGAACGAACGGCAGCTGACCTACCGCGAGCTTAACGAGCGATCCAACCGTCTTGCGCGCAAGCTGAGGGAGACGGGAGTTGAAGCGGACCAGCTAGTAGCGATTCTGGCCGAACGCTCACTCAATATGGTTGTCGGCATACTGGCGATTCTCAAATCGGGCGGAGCCTACGTGCCTGTCGATCCCGACTACCCGGAGGAGCGCATCCGCTTCATGATCGAGGATTCGGGTGCGCCGTTATTGCTGATTCAAAAGCATTTGCATGAGAAGACCGACTTCGCAGGAACGCGCCTTGAAATAGATGATTTCGTTTGGGGAGGAGACAGTGGGGCGGACTCGGAAGGTGCGCTGGACGCTTCGAATCTGGAGCCAATTTCCGGGTCGGGGAACCTGGCATATGTCATCTACACGTCGGGAACGACCGGCAAACCCAAAGGCACGTTGATCGAGCATAAAAACGTTGTGCGTCTTTTGTTCAACGACAAGAACTTGTTCGACTTCGGGCGGTTCGACACGTGGACGCTGTTCCACTCGTTCTGCTTCGATTTCTCCGTCTGGGAAATGTACGGAGCGCTGCTTTATGGAGGCAAGCTGGTCATCGTACCGCCGCTCACGGCGAAAAATCCGGCCGATTTCCTGGCGCTGCTGGGCCGCGAACAGGTCACGATTTTGAACCAGACGCCAACGTACTTTTATCAGCTGCTGCGTAAGGTCTTGGCGGATCATCCATACGATCTGCGGATTCGCAACGTCATTTTTGGCGGCGAAGCGCTCAGTCCACTTTTACTCAAGGGTTTCAAGACGAAGTACCCGGAGACAAAGCTGATCAATATGTACGGCATTACCGAAACGACGGTTCACGTGACGTATAAAGAAATTACGTGGGTCGAAATGGAGGCGGCGAAGAGTAATATCGGCAAGCCGATCCCAACGCTGAGGGTTTACGTCCTGGATGAAAACCACCGCCCTGTGCCGATTGGCGTAGCGGGCGAAATGTACGTGGCCGGGGAAGGGCTCGCGAGAGGATACCTGAACCGTCCGGATCTGACGGCGGAGAAGTTCGTTAATTCCCCGTTTGCGGAGGGGGAAAAACTGTATCGTTCTGGCGACTTGGCGACCTGGCTACCGGACGGCAACATCGAATACCTGGGCCGAATCGACCACCAGGTCAAAGTCCGCGGGTATCGGATCGAGCTGGACGAAATCGAGACGCAGCTTCTGAACGCCCGGGGCGTGGAAGAAGCGGTGGTACTCGCCCGGGACGACGCGAACGGCCATAAGCAACTTGTTGCTTATTACGTTGCGGAAACAAAGCTGGCGGCGAATGAACTCAAGGAGCAGCTCGCCAAGCAGCTTCCGGGGTATATGATTCCTGCGCATCTTGTGCAGCTTTCGCAGATGCCGCTGACCGCGAACGGAAAAATCGACCGCAAAGCGCTGCCAGTGCCGGAGGAAGCTGCGGCCAGAGGAACGAAATATGTTGCGCCGAGAACGCTGCTCGAGATGAAGATCGTCCGTGTCTGGCAGGATACACTTGGCATTCCACAGGTCGGCGTAAAGGATAACTTTTTTGAGCTGGGCGGCAATTCCTTAAGTCTGATGAGGCTTGTTCAAGCCGTTTACGATGAAACGGGCATTGAGATACCGCTGAATCGCCAATTCCATAGTGTAACCGTTGAAGCCATGGCTTTTGGAGAGCAGGATCTGGGTCTGGATAAAGGGGGAGACTCCTTCATTAAGCTGAATAAAACAGGGGATCTAAACGTGTTCTGCTTCCCTCCAGGCAGCGGCTTCGGCATTGGTTACCGAGAGCTTGCAAGCAGGCTGGACGGCCGATTCGTGCTTTATGGCATTGATTTTATCGATGATGTCATCGATTACGAGGCCATGCTGAACCGTTATGTGGATGAGATTGTTCGCATCCAGCCTGAAGGACCTTACGTGCTGCTGGGCTACTGCTTCGGAGGCAACCTGACGTTTGAGGTAGCCAAAACGATGGAAAGAAGAGGGTATTCCGTAACGGACGTGCTCATGGTGGACTCATGGATTAAGGACACACTCACGCCTTATGAAACGTTTGAGAAAGAGCTTGAAGAAATGCTTGCGGATTTCGACGAAGAAGAGAAGGAATTAATGAGCAATCCGCTCGTGCGGGAGCGTGTTCATCGAAAGATCAAAGTTACATTGACGTACGAAGCGCAGCTTATTAATTCAGGAACGATAACTGCCCGGATTTACGAACTGATTGCGAAGGACAGCGAAGCGTTCCGCCTGGAGCACCAGTTGCCGTCCTGGCAGAGGGCAACGACGCAAGCTTACGCCGATTACCGGCTGGAGGGCGCACACGAGGAGTTACTGGAACTCGCGCGCGTGGACGAAACGGCCGTTGTCATCCGTGACATCTTAGTGCAAATTAAGCGGCAGATCGAAGCGGAGGCCGGGGTCCTGCATGGGAACTGA